A region of Kribbella sp. NBC_01245 DNA encodes the following proteins:
- a CDS encoding ABC transporter permease, with translation MTVEAEPATAGPVARAGRPSWLVVADREIRDLWLGGRALILLFAYSVVLSVTTYLTATNEALNFLEQRESVALTLQVAVAIGVLLTLLAAADAFSGERERGTLESLLLAPISRRSLALGKGIAALSLWFAAFVISVPYLWYLGRGVGVVRTSLLNGLLVGSLLALTMVALGLLISTFAGSNRISLSVSVFTLLALFAPTQMPSSAQRGWFGDLLQRTDPFTAGLRYLGKVIINARTFAQEGHWLLGPAIVAGVLLVLAIAVAGRLRLGGRE, from the coding sequence ATGACCGTCGAAGCCGAACCTGCGACCGCCGGACCGGTAGCCCGCGCGGGGCGCCCGTCCTGGCTGGTCGTCGCCGACCGGGAGATCCGTGACCTCTGGCTGGGCGGACGTGCGCTGATCCTGCTGTTCGCCTATTCGGTCGTGCTCAGTGTGACCACCTATCTCACCGCCACCAACGAGGCACTCAACTTCCTCGAACAGCGCGAGTCCGTCGCCCTCACCCTGCAGGTGGCGGTGGCGATCGGCGTCCTGCTCACGCTGCTGGCCGCCGCGGACGCGTTCAGCGGCGAGCGCGAGCGTGGCACCCTCGAATCGTTGCTGCTGGCCCCGATCTCCCGCCGATCGCTTGCCCTCGGCAAGGGAATCGCCGCGCTGTCGCTGTGGTTCGCGGCGTTCGTGATCTCGGTGCCGTACCTCTGGTATCTCGGCCGCGGCGTCGGCGTGGTCCGGACCTCGCTGCTGAACGGACTCCTGGTGGGCAGCCTGCTCGCGCTGACGATGGTCGCTCTCGGCCTGCTGATCAGCACGTTCGCCGGTTCGAACCGGATCAGCCTGTCGGTCAGCGTCTTCACCTTGCTCGCGTTGTTCGCACCCACCCAGATGCCGAGCTCGGCACAACGCGGCTGGTTCGGGGATCTGCTCCAGCGCACCGACCCGTTCACCGCCGGCCTGCGCTACCTCGGCAAGGTGATCATCAATGCCCGTACCTTCGCCCAGGAAGGTCATTGGCTGCTCGGTCCCGCGATCGTCGCCGGAGTCTTACTGGTGCTGGCCATCGCCGTCGCGGGCAGGCTCAGACTCGGAGGCCGGGAATGA
- a CDS encoding efflux RND transporter permease subunit — protein MNWIVSSSLKFQRLIIAVVLGLIVLGIVQIGQSRVDALPEFTPTTVEVQTEAPGLSAEEVEQMVTVPLEQDLLAGVAFLDRIESVSMPGLSSVVMTFEPGTKLLAARQVVQERLSQATAVAGLPQVSKLPQMIQPLSSTSRLSMIKISSDSLTPIDQSVLARWVITPRLMSVPGVAHVSVWGFRDRQLQVLVDPQQLRQHRTTLADVIETTGNALEVSPLSFLEASTPGTGGFIDTVNQRLGIFHEQTIKTAAELAQVPLESSAGKPTSKTLGQVAQVVENHQPLIGDSICPGGEACQFLVVEKFPGANTVQVTKDVEAALDAMRPGLVGLNIDTSLYRPASFIESSFNDLQWALLIGGVLLLLLIVLLFWDWRRAVVALVAIPVPLAVVAVVLSLRDAPINFMVVAGLVLGLTAIVGDAMTDSHGLAARLRERREKNGGSAALAVVSESAAMRSGILYAVLIVVAATVPFYFLEGEGGAFLPPIVLSYLLAVAASMLVALTLTPVVALMLLSNSEPRQSALSRRLGSGYQRRANDLVGGTRAALIVAGVLALIGLIALPFLNASLRPALKERDVLVHIEAPPGTSLPKMTELTRQAVQQLGSVSGVVNVGGQVGRAVASDQIVNVNAGEIWAKIGPDADYDKTLSSIRSTVRGLSGVTTDVLTYSDERVTDVLGRSSEDLVVRVYGENPEHLSNKADEIRALLTGVDGVATVNVDRALDEPTAQVQVDLARAQAAGIKPGDVRRAATALMGGLTVGSLFDQQKVFDVVVWGKPEIRQNATDVAELLIDTPFGSHVRLGDVAKVEVVPNPTVIRHEAVAPYLDVIADVAGRDISAVASDVSDRLAQVQFPLEHHAELLGGYQEQQSSQSQMIAVIIAAVIAVALLLQAAVGSWRLALIAFLALPLSLVGGFAAVILTGRTFSLGSIAGLVGVLGIAARTVILLLRRYQRLQRDDGMKSGPGLVVTGTRQAMAPALMSMLAVIVLLAPIVVVGGGPGFEIVHAMAVVLVGGLLTTAAVTLYVVPVVYLGFGSTEEQDLWADEPVSSEAEETPAPAPQEAEAGAGA, from the coding sequence ATGAATTGGATCGTATCTTCGAGCCTGAAATTCCAGCGGCTGATCATCGCCGTAGTGCTGGGACTGATCGTCCTCGGCATCGTCCAGATCGGCCAGTCCCGGGTGGATGCGCTGCCCGAGTTCACGCCGACGACGGTCGAGGTCCAGACCGAGGCGCCGGGGTTGTCGGCCGAAGAGGTCGAGCAGATGGTCACCGTCCCGCTGGAGCAGGATCTGCTGGCCGGCGTGGCGTTCCTGGACCGGATCGAGTCGGTGTCGATGCCCGGCCTGTCCTCGGTCGTGATGACGTTCGAGCCGGGCACGAAGCTGCTGGCCGCGCGGCAGGTCGTCCAGGAACGGCTGTCTCAGGCAACCGCCGTGGCGGGACTGCCACAAGTGTCGAAACTGCCGCAGATGATCCAGCCACTGTCGTCCACCAGCCGGCTGTCGATGATCAAGATCTCCTCCGACTCACTGACCCCGATCGACCAGTCCGTGCTCGCCCGCTGGGTGATCACGCCGCGACTGATGTCGGTGCCCGGTGTCGCCCACGTCAGCGTCTGGGGTTTCCGAGACCGGCAGCTCCAGGTTCTCGTCGATCCCCAGCAGTTGCGGCAGCACCGCACGACGCTGGCCGACGTCATCGAGACCACCGGTAACGCGCTCGAGGTGTCGCCGCTGTCCTTCCTGGAGGCGTCCACGCCCGGGACCGGCGGGTTCATCGACACCGTGAATCAGCGGCTCGGCATTTTCCACGAGCAGACGATCAAGACCGCCGCCGAGCTGGCCCAGGTCCCGCTGGAGAGTTCCGCCGGGAAGCCGACCTCCAAGACCCTGGGCCAGGTGGCGCAGGTGGTCGAGAACCACCAGCCACTGATCGGTGACTCCATCTGCCCGGGCGGCGAGGCATGTCAGTTCCTCGTGGTGGAGAAGTTCCCTGGCGCCAACACCGTTCAGGTGACCAAGGACGTCGAGGCCGCCCTGGACGCGATGCGGCCGGGTCTCGTCGGTCTGAATATCGATACGTCGCTGTACCGGCCGGCGTCCTTCATCGAGTCGTCCTTCAACGATCTGCAATGGGCGCTGCTGATCGGCGGAGTGCTCCTGCTGCTGCTGATCGTCCTGCTCTTCTGGGACTGGCGCCGGGCCGTGGTGGCCTTGGTGGCGATCCCGGTGCCGCTGGCCGTGGTGGCCGTGGTGCTGTCTCTGCGGGATGCGCCGATCAACTTCATGGTCGTGGCCGGGCTCGTGCTCGGTCTCACCGCGATCGTCGGCGACGCGATGACCGACTCACATGGTCTCGCTGCCCGGCTTCGTGAACGCCGTGAGAAGAACGGCGGGTCGGCCGCACTCGCGGTGGTGAGTGAGTCCGCCGCGATGCGCAGTGGAATCCTCTATGCGGTCCTGATCGTGGTCGCCGCAACCGTGCCGTTCTACTTCCTGGAGGGCGAAGGCGGTGCGTTCTTGCCGCCGATCGTGCTCTCCTACCTGCTCGCCGTCGCCGCGTCGATGCTGGTGGCGCTGACGCTGACGCCGGTGGTCGCACTGATGCTCTTGTCCAATAGCGAACCCCGGCAGTCCGCGCTTTCCCGCCGACTTGGCAGCGGCTATCAGCGCCGGGCGAATGACCTGGTCGGCGGCACGCGCGCTGCCCTGATCGTGGCCGGGGTCCTGGCCTTGATCGGTTTGATCGCCTTGCCCTTCCTGAATGCTTCGCTGCGGCCGGCGCTCAAGGAACGCGACGTTCTGGTTCATATCGAGGCGCCGCCCGGTACGTCGCTGCCGAAGATGACCGAGCTCACCCGGCAGGCGGTTCAGCAGCTCGGCTCGGTGTCAGGGGTCGTCAACGTCGGCGGCCAGGTCGGCCGGGCGGTCGCTTCGGACCAGATCGTCAACGTCAACGCGGGCGAGATCTGGGCCAAGATCGGCCCGGACGCCGATTACGACAAGACCCTGAGCTCGATCCGGAGCACGGTCCGCGGCCTGTCCGGGGTGACGACCGACGTACTCACCTATTCGGACGAGCGCGTCACTGACGTCCTCGGCCGGTCCAGCGAGGACCTGGTCGTCCGGGTCTACGGCGAGAACCCCGAGCACCTGAGCAACAAGGCGGACGAGATCCGTGCCCTGCTGACGGGAGTCGACGGCGTGGCCACGGTGAACGTCGACCGCGCGCTCGACGAACCCACCGCGCAGGTCCAGGTCGACCTTGCTCGCGCCCAGGCGGCCGGCATCAAACCCGGTGACGTACGCCGGGCCGCGACCGCACTGATGGGTGGTCTGACGGTCGGCAGCCTGTTCGATCAGCAGAAGGTGTTCGACGTCGTGGTCTGGGGCAAGCCGGAGATCCGGCAGAACGCGACCGATGTCGCGGAGCTCCTGATCGACACGCCGTTCGGCAGTCACGTCCGGCTCGGTGACGTGGCGAAGGTCGAGGTCGTGCCGAACCCGACCGTGATCCGGCACGAGGCCGTCGCGCCGTACCTCGACGTGATCGCCGACGTGGCCGGGCGGGATATCAGCGCGGTCGCAAGCGACGTCAGCGACCGGCTCGCGCAGGTGCAGTTCCCGCTGGAGCATCACGCCGAACTACTCGGCGGATATCAAGAACAGCAGTCCAGCCAGTCGCAAATGATCGCGGTGATCATCGCCGCGGTGATCGCGGTGGCCCTGCTGCTGCAGGCCGCCGTCGGCAGCTGGCGGCTCGCGCTGATCGCGTTCCTGGCTTTGCCCTTGTCCTTGGTCGGTGGCTTCGCCGCGGTCATCCTGACCGGCCGGACGTTCAGTCTCGGCTCGATCGCCGGGCTGGTCGGTGTGCTCGGGATCGCCGCGCGGACGGTGATCCTGCTGCTCCGGAGATACCAGCGCCTGCAGCGGGACGACGGGATGAAGTCCGGTCCAGGCCTCGTCGTCACCGGCACCAGACAGGCCATGGCGCCGGCCCTGATGTCGATGCTGGCGGTGATCGTGCTGCTCGCGCCGATCGTTGTGGTCGGCGGTGGACCCGGTTTCGAGATCGTGCACGCGATGGCGGTCGTACTGGTCGGCGGCTTGCTGACCACGGCGGCGGTCACCCTGTACGTCGTACCGGTCGTCTATCTGGGGTTCGGCTCGACCGAGGAGCAGGATTTGTGGGCCGACGAACCGGTGTCGTCAGAAGCCGAGGAGACTCCAGCCCCGGCCCCGCAAGAGGCAGAGGCAGGAGCGGGGGCCTGA
- a CDS encoding ABC transporter ATP-binding protein: protein MPADRSGEIALEASGLRKTYGRLVAVESLDLRVAAGTVLGFLGPNGAGKTTAIRILTTILPPDSGSFTVAGVPHTRPTAIRRRVGVLPESAGYPLGQSGEEWLRYHAELFGRSRADARDTTRRLLADVGLADRGRALISSYSRGMRQRLGIARALVNDPDVVFLDEPTLGLDPMGQAQMLNLIGRIARERGSTVFLSTHVLADVEQVCDRVVILNRGKVVAEGTVAEVVRQAAAPRHGHVKVPPELLDRALAALARTEVHAASNGGGPLGELELSMPAGLELEAAATQAMKSLLEAGVPVLGFTLAGGRLSDAFLAVTEEV from the coding sequence ATGCCTGCGGACAGATCCGGCGAGATCGCACTCGAAGCGAGCGGATTGCGGAAGACGTACGGGCGGCTGGTGGCCGTGGAGTCGCTGGATCTGCGCGTCGCGGCCGGCACGGTGCTGGGCTTTCTCGGGCCCAACGGTGCCGGCAAGACGACCGCGATCCGGATCCTGACCACGATCCTGCCGCCCGACAGCGGGTCGTTCACGGTCGCCGGCGTACCGCACACCAGGCCGACCGCGATCCGCCGGCGGGTCGGCGTGCTGCCGGAGAGCGCGGGCTATCCACTCGGCCAATCCGGGGAGGAATGGCTGCGCTACCACGCCGAGTTGTTCGGCCGGAGTCGCGCCGACGCCCGGGACACGACCCGACGGCTGCTCGCGGATGTCGGCCTGGCGGATCGCGGGCGGGCGCTCATCTCCAGCTATAGCAGGGGAATGCGGCAACGACTCGGGATCGCGCGTGCCCTGGTCAACGACCCGGACGTCGTCTTCCTCGACGAGCCCACGCTCGGCCTCGACCCGATGGGCCAGGCCCAGATGCTCAACCTGATCGGCCGGATCGCCCGCGAGCGCGGCTCGACGGTCTTCCTCAGCACCCACGTGCTGGCCGACGTCGAACAGGTGTGCGACCGCGTCGTGATCCTCAACCGCGGCAAGGTCGTTGCCGAAGGCACCGTCGCCGAGGTGGTTCGGCAGGCGGCCGCGCCACGGCACGGGCACGTGAAGGTCCCGCCCGAGCTGCTCGACCGGGCCCTGGCCGCCCTGGCCCGCACCGAGGTGCACGCGGCGTCGAACGGCGGCGGTCCGCTGGGCGAGCTGGAACTGAGCATGCCCGCCGGGCTCGAGCTCGAAGCCGCCGCCACCCAGGCGATGAAGAGCCTGCTCGAAGCCGGCGTACCGGTGCTCGGGTTCACCTTGGCGGGTGGCCGGCTCAGCGACGCCTTCCTCGCTGTCACCGAGGAGGTCTGA
- a CDS encoding response regulator transcription factor, whose amino-acid sequence MRILVVEDERRLARAIGHGLEDHGFAVELAHDGDTGLWLAREQEFDAIVLDLMLPGLPGYEVCKRLRAEGCWTPILILTARDSDDAEARGLDLGADDFLRKPFSYQVLIARLNALLRRGAPARPAKLLVDDLELDPARRTVRRGTASIELTRREFSLLEYLMRNIGQTRSKAEILDHVWGADFDREPNVVEVYVGYLRRKIDQPFGTDTIQTIRGHGYLVGSDG is encoded by the coding sequence GTGCGCATCCTGGTGGTCGAAGACGAGCGGCGACTTGCGCGCGCGATCGGCCACGGGCTGGAGGACCATGGGTTCGCCGTCGAGCTGGCGCACGACGGCGACACCGGGTTGTGGCTTGCCCGGGAGCAGGAGTTCGACGCGATCGTGCTCGACCTCATGCTGCCCGGGCTGCCGGGGTACGAGGTGTGCAAGCGATTGCGGGCCGAGGGTTGCTGGACGCCGATCCTGATTCTCACCGCCAGGGACAGCGACGACGCCGAAGCCCGCGGACTCGATCTCGGCGCCGACGACTTCCTCCGCAAGCCGTTCTCGTACCAGGTGCTGATCGCCCGGCTGAACGCCCTGCTGCGCCGTGGCGCTCCGGCCCGGCCGGCGAAGCTGCTGGTCGATGATCTGGAACTCGATCCCGCGCGACGCACAGTGCGGCGCGGAACGGCTTCGATCGAGCTGACCCGTCGGGAGTTCTCGCTGCTGGAGTACCTGATGCGCAACATCGGCCAGACCCGGTCGAAGGCCGAGATCCTCGATCACGTCTGGGGAGCAGATTTCGACCGGGAGCCGAACGTCGTCGAGGTGTACGTCGGCTACCTGCGCCGCAAGATCGACCAGCCGTTCGGTACCGACACCATCCAGACGATCCGCGGCCACGGCTACCTGGTCGGCTCCGATGGCTGA
- a CDS encoding sensor histidine kinase, giving the protein MADRPSRRRTPSLRTRMVLIAAATTAVVLMAGAAALVLTLRVVMIDEAMDASRLRARDLGALAAGNALPPALPIGHDSDLVQIVAADGRVLGASANIAGRPALELPRESPGSTREVRVASLPLADSGEYGIVAQGISTPSGPATVYVAVSIEEVDEIVVLVGEISVAGIPILVLLLSVAMWRVLGRTLTPVETIRQEADAISGRHLDRRVSEPPQYDEIGRLARTVNAMLGRLQDSAERQRRFVADTAHELRSPIASLRTQLETARASRRPVDWSRVSADLLDETVRMQHLAEQLLLLARADAGTLGRTRTAVDLDDVIDIAVGHLAASGPARVDRQGVEPVQVSGNALLLEQLVRNLVDNAVAHAAGEVRVGLSVVDDEAVLTVDDDGPGVPRERRQEIFERFTRLDGARDRDHGGAGLGLAIVADIVKAHGGVVEIGDAPLGGARFEVRLPVADAQYAPRLPRKS; this is encoded by the coding sequence ATGGCTGATCGACCGTCCCGGCGGCGGACTCCGTCACTGCGGACCCGAATGGTGCTGATCGCCGCCGCGACGACGGCCGTGGTGCTGATGGCCGGGGCCGCGGCGCTCGTACTGACCCTGCGGGTGGTGATGATCGACGAGGCCATGGACGCCAGCCGGCTGCGGGCCCGTGACCTCGGCGCACTCGCCGCCGGCAACGCGCTACCGCCTGCACTGCCCATCGGCCATGATTCCGACCTGGTGCAGATCGTCGCCGCCGACGGCCGCGTGCTCGGCGCGAGCGCGAACATCGCCGGCCGGCCGGCCCTCGAACTGCCCCGCGAGTCACCTGGGTCTACCCGGGAGGTCAGGGTGGCCAGTCTGCCGCTGGCCGATTCGGGCGAATACGGGATCGTTGCCCAGGGCATCAGTACGCCGTCCGGTCCGGCCACCGTCTACGTCGCGGTCTCGATCGAGGAGGTCGACGAGATCGTTGTTCTGGTTGGCGAGATCAGCGTCGCCGGGATTCCGATCCTGGTCCTGCTGCTGTCCGTCGCGATGTGGAGAGTGCTCGGCCGGACTCTCACGCCGGTCGAGACGATCCGCCAGGAGGCCGACGCGATCAGCGGCCGGCACTTGGACCGGCGGGTTTCCGAACCGCCGCAGTACGACGAGATCGGCCGCCTCGCGCGCACGGTGAACGCGATGCTCGGCCGCCTGCAGGACAGCGCCGAACGCCAGCGCAGGTTCGTCGCCGACACCGCGCACGAGTTGCGCAGCCCGATCGCCAGCCTGCGGACCCAGCTCGAGACCGCCCGGGCCAGCCGTCGTCCGGTCGACTGGTCGAGGGTCAGCGCGGATCTGCTCGACGAGACCGTCCGGATGCAGCACCTCGCCGAGCAACTCTTGCTGCTGGCCCGTGCCGACGCCGGAACCCTGGGACGGACGCGAACCGCGGTCGACCTGGACGACGTGATCGATATCGCCGTCGGTCATCTGGCCGCGAGCGGTCCGGCGCGGGTGGACCGCCAGGGCGTCGAGCCCGTGCAGGTGAGCGGCAACGCGCTGCTGCTGGAGCAACTCGTGCGCAACCTCGTCGACAACGCGGTCGCTCATGCGGCCGGGGAGGTCCGCGTCGGCCTGTCCGTTGTGGACGATGAGGCGGTGCTGACCGTGGACGACGACGGTCCCGGCGTACCGAGGGAGCGCCGGCAGGAGATCTTCGAACGCTTCACCCGACTGGACGGCGCCCGTGATCGCGACCACGGCGGCGCCGGCCTCGGACTGGCCATCGTCGCGGACATCGTCAAAGCGCATGGCGGCGTGGTCGAGATCGGCGACGCACCACTCGGCGGCGCCCGGTTCGAGGTACGGCTGCCGGTTGCGGATGCGCAGTATGCACCACGGTTGCCAAGAAAGTCCTGA